From a single Rutidosis leptorrhynchoides isolate AG116_Rl617_1_P2 chromosome 5, CSIRO_AGI_Rlap_v1, whole genome shotgun sequence genomic region:
- the LOC139850217 gene encoding mitotic checkpoint serine/threonine-protein kinase BUB1-like yields the protein MLLLFIFVWLVNCFFYRDVESKVDDVSLDPIDDVYVNPWSKSVIEDILLEAQVSEYEGYHTSKVALSSLSKVIEIGGDKYQIGRLAGAGAFGEVYEGCIKSDPDKLVAVKIEKPLEKSLIPWEFYMYRQLEKRVPNDQRLFFGYAHGVHLYSDSNVLITNFLAHGTLLNAINLSKGMDEELCIYYTIEMLSMLESLHRNDIIHGDFKADNLMLRNARGDLMEDGFRARSGCWREQGLCLVDWGRGIDLQQFPNGTKFNANCGTPDYICIQMQEKKQWKYQV from the exons ATGCTATTACTCTTTATCTTTGTGTGGCTAGTCAACTGCTTTTTCTAT AGGGATGTAGAATCCAAAGTTGACGATGTGAGTTTGGATCCCATTGACGATGTCTATGTGAATCCGTGGTCAAAATCAGTTATTGAAGATATTTTGCTAGAAGCACAAGTATCAGAATACGAG GGATACCATACTAGCAAGGTGGCATTATCATCTTTGTCGAAGGTTATCGAGATTG GTGGAGACAAGTATCAGATCGGGAGATTAGCCGGTGCAGGTGCTTTCGGAGAAGTATACGAGGGGTGTATCAAGAGTGATCCAGACAAACTTGTTGCTGTAAAG ATAGAAAAGCCTCTAGAAAAGTCTCTGATCCCATGGGAGTTTTACATGTATCGTCAACTTGAGAAGAGGGTCCCAAATGATCAA AGATTGTTCTTTGGATATGCTCATGGAGTGCATCTCTATTCAGATTCCAATGTTCTTATTACAAATTTTTTAGCCCATGGGACGCTATTG AATGCCATAAATCTTAGCAAGGGCATGGACGAAGAGCTGTGTATATATTATACAATTGAGATGCTCTCAATGCTCGAAAGTTTGCATCGGAATGACATTATTCATGGAGACTTTAAAGCTGATAATCTCATGTTGCGAAATGCTAG GGGAGATCTAATGGAAGATGGTTTTCGGGCCCGTAGCGGTTGTTGGCGTGAACAG GGACTTTGCCTTGTTGACTGGGGTAGAGGAATAGACCTACAACAATTTCCAAACGGGACCAAGTTCAACGCAAATTGTGGAACACCTGATTACATCTGTATACAAATGCAAGAGAAAAAACAATGGAAATATCAGGTATGA